A stretch of Brassica rapa cultivar Chiifu-401-42 chromosome A08, CAAS_Brap_v3.01, whole genome shotgun sequence DNA encodes these proteins:
- the LOC117125661 gene encoding uncharacterized protein LOC117125661, producing the protein MVNSAEWSESKWPKEAGARKVRQYLMQSSFWKNIRRALKIMTPLVNVLRMVDGEKKPAMRYIYAAMDRAKETIERDFNWNKEKYEKAFEIIDKRWQCQLHHHLHAAGYFLNPSIRYKYHDDVRCAEVEGGLYNCITRLVPNTETQDKIMTELDSFKDASGIFGHDMVIRQRDIKAPAEWWSCYGSSAPNLRSFAVKILSLTCSATGCERNWSVFQLLHTKKRNRLAQHPLNNMVFVKYNRALKRRSLRNVCATRDPILLDEIDDNNEWLIGRMDGDSSDNDDLVWGDDDLSWNVVSQAMGVEEPSYSTRGVGAKGASSSKTDKGKGIASSNQKQSSAPAMRLVDEEDELEEDLDEDDLGYEDVEYDYEDDNNGVSEDEF; encoded by the exons ATGGTCAATTCTGCTGAATGGAGTGAGTCTAAATGGCCCAAAGAAGCTGGAGCAAGAAAAGTTAGACAGTATCTTATGCAATCGAGTTTTTGGAAGAATATTCGACGTGCTCTGAAGATTATGACTCCTCTTGTCAACGTACTTAGGATGGTTGATGGAGAGAAAAAACCAGCCATGAGATACATTTATGCAGCCATGGACAGGGCAAAAGAGACAATCGAAAGGGATTTCAACTGGAATAAAGAGAAGTACGAAAAAGCCTTTGAGATCATTGACAAAAGGTGGCAGTGTCAGCTTCACCATCACTTGCATGCTGCTGGGTATTTCCTAAACCCTTCAATCCGTTACAAATATCACGATGATGTACGTTGCGCCGAAGTGGAAGGGGGCTTGTACAATTGCATTACTAG GTTGGTTCCAAATACAGAGACTCAAGACAAGATAATGACAGAGTTGGATTCTTTCAAGGACGCTTCTGGTATCTTCGGCCACGACATGGTCATTAGGCAaagagatatcaaagcaccaG ctgaATGGTGGTCTTGTTATGGATCTTCTGCTCCAAATTTGAGAAGCTTTGCTGTTAAGATCCTTAGTCTGACTTGTAGTGCTACTGGTTGTGAAAGAAATTGGAGTGTTTTCCAACTT CTTCATACAAAGAAGAGAAATCGCCTAGCACAACATCCGCTGAACAACATGGTTTTTGTGAAGTACAACAGAGCTCTAAAACGCAGAAGCTTGAGAAATGTGTGTGCCACCAGAGATCCTATTCTTTTGGATGAAATTGATGACAACAATGAGTGGTTGATTGGAAGAATGGATGGAGATTCATCTGATAATGATGATTTGGTGTGGGGAGATGATGATTTGTCATGGAATGTTGTGAGCCAAGCTATGGGTGTTGAAGAACCCAGTTATTCTACTAGAGGAGTTGGAGCAAAAGGTGCAAGTTCATCTAAAACAGATAAAGGAAAAGGTATTGCTAGCTCAAACCAGAAGCAATCATCTGCGCCTGCTATGAGATTggttgatgaagaagatgagttggaagaagatTTAGATGAAGATGACCTTGGGTATGAGGATGTTGAGTACGATTATGAAGATGACAATAATGGTGTTTCTGAAGATGAATTTTAG
- the LOC103833653 gene encoding ferredoxin C 2, chloroplastic encodes MALAFPCTFCTPFKLKTSPINRRYSRSIRPQATSSEFRIPVEISSPADRGSMAVPTHKVTVHDRQRGVVHEFEVPEDQYILHSAESQNITLPFACRHGCCTSCAVRVKSGDLRQPQALGISAELKSQGYALLCVGFPTSDLEVETQDEDEVYWLQFGRYFARGPIERDDYALELAMGDE; translated from the exons ATGGCTCTGGCATTCCCCTGTACATTTTGTACTCCGTTTAAGCTGAAGACGTCTCCGATCAATCGCCGATATTCTCGGAGCATCCGTCCACAAGCTACGTCGAGTGAATTTCGAATTCCTGTAGAAATTTCGAGTCCAGCGGATAGAGGATCGATGGCTGTGCCTACGCACAAGGTCACTGTACACGATCGACAAAGAGGAGTAGTTCATGAGTTTGAGGTTCCAGAG GATCAGTACATATTGCACTCAGCTGAATCTCAGAACATTACTCTTCCCTTTGCTTGCAGGCATG GTTGCTGCACTAGTTGTGCTGTACGTGTAAAATCTGGAGATCTGAGGCAGCCTCAAGCATTAGGAATATCAGCAGAACTCAAGTCTCAG GGGTATGCACTTCTTTGTGTGGGTTTCCCTACATCTGACCTTGAAGTAGAAACACAAGATGAGGACGAG GTCTACTGGCTGCAATTTGGAAGATACTTCGCTCGTGGACCAATT GAAAGAGACGATTACGCCCTTGAACTCGCAATGGGAGACGAGTAG
- the LOC103833654 gene encoding late embryogenesis abundant protein 6, which translates to MQSAKQKLSDLASTAKKKMVICRAKVEEKAEKARARTKEEKKIAHERRKARQAEAKLDMHVAKEAHAEEKLMAKQSHYHVSQSHVPHHTPVTTPQPVVGHGYGHNHPAAYPPTAYPTAYPQEHHHHHPYGNV; encoded by the exons ATGCAATCGGCAAAACAGAAGCTAAGCGATTTGGCTAGTACAGCCAAAAAGAAGATGGTGATATGTCGAGCAAAAGTTGAAGAGAAG GCGGAGAAGGCAAGGGCACGGACTAAAGAGGAGAAAAAGATAGCACACGAGCGTAGAAAGGCGAGGCAAGCAGAGGCTAAGCTGGATATGCACGTGGCTAAAGAAGCTCATGCTGAAGAGAAGCTTATGGCTAAGCAATCTCATTACCATGTTTCTCAAAGTCATGTGCCTCATCACACACCTGTGACGACTCCCCAACCAGTCGTAGGACATGGTTACGGCCATAACCATCCGGCGGCTTATCCTCCGACGGCTTATCCTACAGCTTATCCTCAGGAGCATCACCATCACCACCCCTATGGAAACGTTTAG